The segment AACAGCGCCATTATGGTCGCATTGAACAGAGGATAATATAGTAACTGCATCAGTAATTTCTCTTTCTCTTTCATTTAGAAGACTATAAAAATATTCTACTCCTTCGCTCCACTTAAGTGCTATAGCTTTCTTGAATCCTTCTGTTGCACTGACATGCCTCTTAAATTCTCCAGATTTTTTATCAACCCAAAAGCTAAATACAGGGTCTTGACTCTTCATATAACCCAACAATTCACTCTTTACATATTTGTTGTTGCTAGTTGCAGGCTTACCATCATCATCTATCTCTTCAGAAGAGAAGCTACTTTTGTAAGATTCAAACTGCTCCTGAAAGAGCAAAGGAATTTTATCTATCACGCAGTATCGACATGCCATATCATATCTAGGAAGAGGGTTCTTTATTTCGCCTATTTTTTCTTCAGTAAACCTCTGTCCTAAGATTGTATTGTTCAATCTTGTACCTGACCAACAACTTTCATCGCGAAATATGTTATATAAGAATTGTAGCTTATCATCTTTAAGATATTCTACCTGCCTAATGTAAGTTTTTACCCATCTTTCAATAGCTGAACGCCTTTCAGCCATGACCTTGGAATCTGTATGTTGAATAACACTCTTTAACTTATTAAGCACTGTAACATGACGCTCCATTTTTTTTGGCATTGTACCCCCTATACAAAAATATTCAAAGTATTATGCAAAAGTTAGAATTAAATAGCAACACTAAAATTATCAAGGACAAAAGAACTTTATGAAGAACATTTTCTATATTGAACAGATACAAAAATTCTATTGGAATTTACAGGAAATATCATACACGTAAGTGTCATAAAAATTTTAAATGTTTACTTTCTTCAAAAAGAGAAAAATAGATCGCATATTTGTGAGAACAAGCCATGTAAAAATAGGGTTGTAAAAATAAAAGTATAAAGTTTTTGCAGCAAAGTTAGGCAAATCAGTTCGTACGTGGGCTTAGCGAAAGTGAGCCAATATAGCTGATTTTAGCGTATAATATAGTTACCATATAAAAAAGTTCGTATGGTACACATGGTAGACCATGCCATCCCAAGAAAAACACTTCTCACCGCCCTTGGTTTTGAGTGGTAGAAATGGTTATATTATTTAATTCATTAGCAATATATAATATTAAATTAATAGTAATTCATTTGACAATAAGTATTAAGATAAACTTATAAAAAACAGAATTTAAAATAAACAAAACGTCATGTATCTCTCATATTAAGAGGCTTTTGTTGAGAGTTATTCAAGTCTAAAAAAAATTTTCAAATTGAGGATTGACAAAACCTAAAAACGTGATATCTTGCTTGAAATGGCATCAAGTTACTATAGTGTATGTTAGACGTAACAGTTTCCATTTTTTTCCATTCATAAAGAGGTGATCATGCTACGTTCAGATATTCCAAAAGTTTTATTGTCGTCTATTAAAGAGGATGATCCTTATAGAGCATCTAAGCTTTTTCAAATTGAACGCTGGTGCTATGCAAATTGGCATCTGCACCAAAAAAGTGGCAAAAAAGGACGTAATTTTCTTGCACAGGTATTGTCTAGTGAGGATTGTTGGAAAAAAGTAGACAATTTACATGGAGTTAAGCTTGATAGGCAAGTCGTAGGCAAAAAGTTAATTGCGCCAGATTCAGGTAATCTCTTTGATAAGTATGCCATTGCCTGTCGTTGCTGTCTAGAAGAAGATATTATTGCTTTGTTTGAGGAAAGAAAAGAGGAATTATCAGCTCAAGGTAAGAGTAGTCTATTGGAGTATGAGCACTTAGTTAGGTGTTGCGGATCTGGTCTTTTAGCGCAGTTTTGGTCACATTTTGTTAGTGGTTACATCTCTAAACTAAATTTAGATGGCTGTCATCCATATGAGTACGGGCTTAAATGTGCTGTGAGTCTTAAGCAAGAGCAGGCAGTGGAATTCTTCTGGAATAAAATAAAATCATTACCTGAAAGTGAGATGAGCGAACAGAAAAAGGATGAAATCTTGATGAAGACAGCAGTATATGTAGCAGGGAACCGTTGTAATAGTTATCCTGAAATATTCGAGTTTTGTTTTAGTCAAATAAGTCCTGATAAATATCCAGAACTTCTAAAAAGAGACTTAGCTGAAAATGGTTATTATGGTAGTCTAAACACGCTACAGGGTGCACTTCGCTTTGATCAATTTCAAGCATTGTTTGACTATTTGAAACCAAGTAATGTTTCAGAAGATAAATATCTTGTCTGGCTACACTATATAAAAACAGAAAACAGCTCATATTATGCTGGTGAAGGTGCAAAGCTTTTTATGCATATGTGGAGAAAGGAGGGATTTGATAGCCATCGTACTTATGTGCTGAAGGAAGAAGTTTGTAATAGATCTTGCTTTCTTGTTACAAGTTTATTAGTACCTTGGGTAAATCAAAATTACATGGAACCGGTATGGGCAATATTAGATAAGGCTAATTCTGATCAAATTAAAGAATTTATGGATTCTAGGCAAGCGGAGTATATACGATCTGTGTTAGAGCAAAGAGATATTGATTCATTAAATAAATTTTTATCATACGGTAAGTCTACAGCTGAAGGGTTTACTAGCTTAACTGAGGTTAAATTAAGCAAAGCATGTGAGCAATTAGGGTTGGGCAATTAAGGTATTATAAGGCAATTCTATAAAACAGGTGATGGTTTCTCTTGTTACTACTTTAGCTTCTGTCAAAAAGGCGTTGCATTATAATACAAATGTTATATATCCAAGTTAGTATGCGGGTAAAAATAGCTTGTATTGTTGATATCTCTGATAATAAATAGTGGGTTTGGTATAATGTAATGAAGCGGGCTTTATGTTTAAGACACAATATCTAACAGATCACCTAAAAAAAGAAGGCGTTAATTCAAAGATTACCGAATTATCGGATCAAATACAATATATAGAGCAAGCTAAAGAATTTTATCAACTTAAGCGTTATCGTAGATCTGATGTTGATTCCGAAAGTGGAAGTCAGGTTAAGAGAATCGATGTTCCAGGAGACGGTAGTTGCTTATTTTGGTCTGTTACTATGGCTTACTTAATACCCGTCAGAAACGACGATGCTTTATTTCGACAAAGGTATGAAGTACTATTTGGAAATGATGGAACTGTAACCCAAAATTTAGATCATATTAGAGGTTTGGTTCGGAATTTAGGTGCTGCGAATTATGATGATACATTTGCAAATTTAGTAAGAAACGTATTTCGTAATCGAGTAGTTGATCACATAAGTTCTTATAGAAATGAGTTCAGAGATTTTGTTGAAGGTGATTTTGAGCGTTACTTGGAAAACATGAGGAACCCTGATACTTGGGGAGGTGAACCTGAAATAAGAGCAATGAGTGGAATGCTTAGCGCAACGATTAGTGTTTCTGGTGAGGTTGAAACTCAATATGGTAATGGAAATACTCAAATACAGTTATTTCATGTTGGTGCACCAGGTAAACGAAACCATTATAATTTTGGTCTTGAAAGGAATATTATTGATAATGATAAAGAGCTTGCAAAAGGCTTAAAAAGAGTCATGGGTAAAGTAAGACCACAAGACTTTGAGTTAATACAGTTATTGATAGAGGAAGCAAGTAAAGAAGTTGGTATAAGCCGGCAAGATGAGGATTTTAAATCTTTTGAACCGAGATTTCAGTCATTTGTGGATCAGATTCCATCTTATTTACACTCTGTAGAAAAAGCAGGATTTTTTACACACTTCTTCCTAGGGAGCTTTTCTACTTTGCTAGATACAAAAATTGCAGAAAAGTTAAATATTAAAAAGATTTATTTTAGTTTTGATACTTCAAAAACTTTAAAAGTAGCTATTGTTAAAAATGGTCAAATTGGAAATGCTGAAGATGCTATTAATAATATAGATTTATTTTCCATTTCAGAAGGTAAGCGTGGCCATCAGTTTACCGTTAATGAGTTGGAGAACATATTAAGAAAGAATATAGATAGGAGTAAGATTAGAGATCGGGATGTTGAGAATGAGATCCTAAATATTAAGAATGAAATTCAAGATAGAATAAAATCTAGATTAGTACAGATCTATAAAGGAAAGGGTGATATTTTTGTTAATATGGAAGCTAAAGAGATACTTGATTCTGCTACTAGCAAGGAATTTCATGAAATAGAAAAAGGAATATGGAATAATCCGGAAGGTGATATAGCGAAGCTATCTGATTCTGATGCGCAAACAGTTAGCAGGTCTTTAAAAAAAGTTCTTGAAAAAATTAATAACGTTCATTCTGAGTATGTAGGATCAGTAGTCTATGATAATAGTGCCCGTGAAGCATCACATCATGGATTTATGGTAGGCGTTTTCATGAATTTCCACTATAGGTATAATCTTAGAGTTTACCCAGAGCAATTTGCAGGAAGGGGTTATGCAGATATTATCTTGCTGGCTCGTGGTCCTGATCGTGCATTGGATTCTATTCCCATTATTATTGAATTAAAAGCGGGAGCAGGTTCTAATGCTACTCCAGATAAGGCTTTGCAGCAAGCAGAAAAGTATGCACAAGGCTTTCAACCAAATATTCAGCGAGTTCTAACCACTGCAGATGACATTTTATGTGTTGGTGTCAATCTTGATAATCCATCTCCTATCTCTGACGTTAGGGTATCGAATCGTAGGGAAAGAATAATTCCTCTTTTTCAAGATATGCTAAAATCTGCTGATGACTGGGATACGCAAAGGATTGGAACAATAGAATTAAAGGGACAGGTGAAAGATAATCTAGAACGTATTTATCATACGTTTCCTGGTACACCGGAGAAGGGAGATAATCATTATTTTAGCAGGTTTTTACTGGGGCAATCACTATTGCTAAATAGAGTTGAAGATTTAAAAACTGGTTTTAAAAAATACATTTTTATCTATGGAGATAATATACCTACTGAAGTGCATCCTAATCTTCGTGAGCTTGGACGTCCAGCAGCTAAAAGAGCCAGAGAAAGACTGTCAGCTAACCTTGATGCAAGCCATGCAGTTGTAACAATGGTGCTCATCCCAGAAAATACAGAGAAGTTGGTTTATGTGATGAATATTGTTGAAGCTAACAGAAAAGATGTTTTGAACGGGCTGAATGAAGTTCTTCCTCTTGATAGATTAAATAGAGAAATAGGGAATAGGGAAATAATCGAATTAAGTCTTAATTTTGATACTAGATACAAGTCAGATTTTAAAAGATATCTTACTATTTGGGCTGAAAAATACAATTCTTTACAAGAGTACAACAACGGAGATAATAGATTTCAAGGTACTTTTAAAGAAGTTACTTATCCTAATGAGTTAAAAGAAACATTTGATAAAGCACTAGATATCCAATCCTTATCAATAAGAGGATATAGTAGATTATTAGAAAAAATTGGAGAAGGAATCTTTCCTTTTAAGAGTCTCGTTAATAAAGAAGCTCATTTCCAAGGAATATTGAATGGAGTGTTTAGTTATTATAGCGACCTAAAATTACAAGAATCACCAGAAACTAGAGCGTTAGTTTTAACTGAGTTTCAAACTGGTAGAGGAGAACGTATTGACATGCTAGTTCATGGTATTAAGTTTGTGGCTCAAGGTGGAAATGCTGAGGAGTACACACCAGTAGGGTTGGAACTTAAGACATCAAGGCAGGGCAAAGGAGCTCAAGCTTTATTGAGGGAAGCAAATGATCAAATAAATGAAGAATACAAAGAAGGTGTTACCTATAAAACACTTACAGATGGTGATGAGGTAAAATTTATCGGTGTTGTTTTTGATAAAGGATCTAATAATCCGAATAAACTTATTTTAACAAGTAGGACAACCAAGGAAGGATTTATTCCTGTTGAAGTAGTTCATAGTTCAGTTCATATGCTGCCTACTGGTGAAGCAACACAATCTTTGAATAAGTTAAATCTTAATGGCTGTGCAAAGCAAAGCAATAGAAAGAAGAGAAGTATTAAATGTTTATTTTCAAAGGATGATGTGGAAAAGTTTAGTAAAGGAAGGGTAGATAAAAATAATGTAGGTAAGGTTATAATTGATAGTGAAAAGTTCCTAACTTATGTTAAAAGCAGTCAAGATGAAGGGAAAAATGCTCAGCTAATAGAGTTTATTGGAAACAAAAATATTGAGGGTGACTATAAATATTTAGTTGATAAAGTGATTGGAGACCAAGGGTATGAGCGCTATATTCAGAATGAGCGTATCAAGGATTTATATGGTGACGTTTTACAGCAAAACAGTGATTTAACAAAAAACCCGAAATTAAAAAGCAGATTAATGAATGCTGCAGGTGGAATACAATTAATAAGAGGAATTCATGGTGCTATTGTATCTTGCAAGGATGGAACAGCAACAGATTGTGGATTAAATTTAGGCGGAATAGGATGGTCTTTTGTATCTCAACCAATTGAGAATGTGATGGTTAAAACTGCTCCAAAAGTTGTAACATCAGCTGGAAGGGTTGTAGGAAGAATTATACCAGGTACTTTAGGTAGGCAGACAAAATTTGCTGTTCAAGTTGCAGGAGTAAAATTTGGAAGTACAGTAGCAAAAGGTGTGGCAGGGGCTGCAGCTGGTGTATTTGATATTATTGATATAGGCATATCAGCAAATAATCTTATTGATTGTAAAAAAAGGGAGAATAGTGATAATCCATGTGGAGAGAAAGAAATAAGGGATAATATAGCTTCTATAGCCTTTTCTGGTGTGTCATTTGTTTCTGGTGTTACTCTTACAGCAGCTAGTCTGCCTAGAGTTGGTATTGGAGTTGGATTTGGACTCATGGTAACTCATGGAGTTTATAGTGGTATTAGCAATATTATAGAGTATGAAAAGAAGTATGATACAACTCATGGTGAGAATTTCGATATCTTTTTGCATACGCTTTTACTTTCATCTATGCCATATGATCTGGAACACCTTGCAGCCAGAAATAATATGGTTAATAGTCAAGCTAAAAGAGCCTGGAAAGCTTTAAGTGATAGCCCTAATGATGTAGTTGCCTATGGAGTTGGTTTTGGGGTGGATAGCGACACGCCATCTCTTCATGCAGGGTATGGAAAGATTCTAATGAATAGAACAGATGCTGATACAACAAACCTTTCACGTGTTATACCTGACCCAATTCAAAATGCTACGATGATTTGCTTACCACAAGTCACTAGCGAAATTTATGAAAAAGGTATTAAAAAATCAGTTCCAACAGCTGTGCATCACTGTGAAAATACAATGGTTATTGCTGATAGAAGAAGAATGCAAAATGGTACAATAATTCTTTATAATTTAGAAAGCATAGATGAAGGTACCATTGTTGGAAGTAATACATTAAATAACTACTTCTTGATTTTTAGAGGAAAGACAGGAATAACTGGTGGTAATAATACTGTTAACAAATTTATTCTTGTGAAACCTGGAGGTTTTTCGGGTAAAATTATTGGTGGAAGTAATGCTACTAATATACTTGACCTAAGTCAATCAACAGAATACGACTTTGTACAAGCAAAAATTGACTATCGTTTTAGACCTAACGCTCCCGGTCTTTTAAGGTTAACAACAAATCTTCATCGATTGATCAATGATTATGTTGATAGCAATGTCGATGCTTTCAGGTATAGCTATATTGGAAGGCAAAATAAGACAGATAATGTTTTATGTACATATAATTCTAGGCGCCTTACTAGAAACGATAATCGTGACGTCTTTATAAATAGTGGTGGAGGTTTGAGCAAAAATGAGAAGGATACAGTTGATAATTGTAAAAAAGTAGCTATTGCGCCATACACTAAAGTTACAGGTGCAGAAAATGATTATACCTTTTATATAAAAACCACAGATTACGAGGCTAAAGATTTATATTCAGAAATTGATGTAAAAGGAACGGGAACTGTAATCTTTCCGGAAACTAATCTGCTAGATGATTGTGATGAAATATCTTATTCCTCGACTAATAATACTTTATCTTTAAAAATAGGGCTGGGTCAAGGTAATCAATATACCCTTGATATTACAAATTATAATTCCATAAACGTTAGAAAGTTTAGCTATAGAATCTCCTGCTTGTTCTGCAGACATATCAAATGCTGTAGACATTTTTGCCACTGTTTCTGTAAAATTAAAAAGGTCTTCTTTCTTGATACCAAGCTGTCCACCGCTTGCAGCTATTTGTGCTAATTCTGCGGCTGATAATGGTATTGTTCTTGACATTTCCTTTAACCCTTTGGCAAATTTAGTTGCTTCATTCGTTCCCTTTTTAAAATCAACTACTTTTGTAACATCAGCCATAGCACTTTCAAAATCAATAGCAACTTTAACTGGCGCTGCAAGCGTTAGTCCAAGCCCAATAGTCTCTATAATTTTTGACTTAAAATGTGCTTTGCTTGCTAAAAAACTTTGGTGACTACGTATTGCAGATCCAAGCTTACCATACTTGCCTTTCAGCGCTTCAATGGACGAGCCAAGTTTATATTGGTCGCTTACTAATGACTTAATATTTCTTCCACTTTTTCTTACTTCTTCATTAAATGAATGCAAAGCATCTCTCTTTTTCAAATATGCTTCTTTTGCTTTTATTGCAGAGGTTTTGGCCTTGTCAAATTCTGCTTTTAAAGTTTTGCTCGGTTTCTCTATTGCCTTCATTTGTTTAGCTAAAGATTTTACTTGATCTTCAAAGCCTTTCCATGACCTCTTGCTAGTCAAAACATCATGACCTAACTGCTTAAACTTTGATACTGATTTTAAAGATAAGTCAAGCTTTCTTATATTCTCACCAAGATGAGTAAGTTGACTGCTACTTCCTTTTATTACAGTACTGAAACTGCCATCTAGGACTGCTCCAATTTTTATAGATAACGTTGACATTGTACCTTCCTCGCTGCTTCATTCCATAGGATAAATTCATTAATTTCCATTTCAAGTATTTGCTCAACCCCGCCCCCTACAACAGAGCTGAACATTAATACTTCTGACCTCAAGTCCTTTGAATAACTGGTGAAAAAAAATCCTTTAATACCTCTTGCACTTTCACATAATCAGCAATATCTAACTCTTCAATCGCTTCTTTTGCAACTGATGTCAAATTGGCAGTCAAAGTTACTTCCTTACTTAGATCACTACCATTAAGTCTCTCAATAGCTAGATAATCTCTAACTTTTGGACGTCTAACGGTAAGTTCTGAGACAGAAATACCATCAACTGTTATTGGGTTGTTTAGTGTTATAGTTTGCATAAAATTCTCCTATAAAAAATAAAATCTTGTAAAATGTTGTAACTATTTGATCAACATCTAAAAAATAGAATTCTAAAAATCTTCATATTCCAAGCACCGTTTGAAGTAGTGCCATCTGATCAACACCATTTATCTTTCTAATCATATTTTCAGCATCGATTTCTATTAACTCATTACCACCTATAGTAAGTTTATAGTAATGAGCAGCTACAGTACACTTCAGCGTTGCTTTTTCAGCAGGTTTCCAGTTACCAAAATCAAACTCTTTAAAAATGCCTCTTAAATTGATTATTACTGCTTCAATATCATTACTACCACTCCCTTGCATTCCACCTCTGAGTGTCAAAGAAACTGAATTCCCATTTATTAGACCAAATAGCCTAAAGAGTTCTGTATCGTATTCAGAAAAAGTGAAATCTGCTTCAAGCTTTTCCATGCCCATATCAATATTTATTGGAATATCCATACCACCAGCTCTGTACTCTTCGGTTTTTATGGTAAGCTTCGGCAAGGTTATTTCATCTATTTTTCCTGCATAACCCCGGCCATCAACAAATACGTTAAAATTTCTCAGTATTTTCGGTAACACTTTGCTTTCTCCTAACTTATTACACTATTATTTACGAGATGAGATTTGAATGTTATTTGCTCAGCCGGATATGGTAGTGTAAATTCGAAATCAAAATATACTTTCCCGCTTGCAATATTTGTTGGTGTATTGAGCTCTGGAGTTGCATAACATTTTCCGCTAATAATCGCTCCTTGTACTTTTAAATTGGCCAAATAAGAATTCACCCCCTCAATCACATCATCTATATAAGTTTTGGTGATATTGCGATCAACTGCCCATAAATGAGCTCGAAGTAGACTATCATTGATTAAATCTGCAGTCCTTCTCACTGACAGAAAAGCCCATTTTGAGTCATTTGAACATGTTCTATTTCCCCAAAGCCTATAGCCGTTTTGATGAATTATCGTTGTTACTTCATTTTCATTTAAGTGGTTTGCTCTGCAATTTGCATAACCTAAGCTAAAATCAATAGGCCTGCTTGTGCCAACAATACCGTTTATTTCTTTATTTGAAGGTGAATGCCAAAATCCTTGTTCGCTATCTAGTTTCGCTATTAAACCAGCTACAAATGGGCTAGACGGCAAAATTTCTTCTTTTCCTTCAATAAACACCTTAACCCATGGGTCAACAACGTAAACTCTTGAGCTACCTACACTTTTTCTCCATTTTATGGCTTCTTCATCATTGGTATTTGGTCCATCTGCAACTATTATTGCCCTTAGCTTTTCTGCTACTCCTATCAAAGCTGCTACTACTGGGTTTTTAGGATTTTCAGATTCAGGCAATTGATGAGTAAACTGAGGTGCAATTAGTATTCTAGGTAGCACATGAACTATACTTTCACTGCTGAGAAATGCCTCGATTCCCTGATATTCTCCGGTTTCTTTATCAACACCGCCAATTATATTTTGAATAGTTTCACTTTCTTTGAGCTTTGAATCGCTGTTTTCACTTTCTTTAACTCTAATAACTACTACTGTTGCCCCAATTTGGGAAAATATTCCATTTACTGCAGAAGGTAAACTTCCACTCTTTCCAAGCTTTGCTGCTTCCTTTAAGCTTCCTGCTATCAGTACTGGTTTATTCAGTGGAAATTTTTGCTCATCAGCTTCAGGGGCAGTACCAATTACACCTATCACTGATGATTTAGCTGTACGTACTAATCTTGCTCCTGAAGTTACCTCAATAACCTTTACTCCGTGTAAAAATTCTTCTGGCATTTCTTCCCTTTTTAACTTTCTTGCATTTTTTTCCTGAAATCATCGAGCAAAGTCTGTAGCTCTTCTTCACTTTTGACTTCTTTAATTTTCTTCTTGGCGATGTCTTCCAATTCTTCACATTTCATTATTTCTTTTACTGCTTTTTTTGCCTTCTCTTGAATTATTTTTGCCATCTCTACTACTGAAATTCCTCTCACTCTTGCTAAAGGCTCTATAATTGCTGCATCCTTCTCATCTATAGATTCTTGTGTTGTTAAAATGTTCTCCGCGGTTTTTGCTTGAATCTCGTACGACTTAGCCTTTTGATAAGAGTGCCCTGAGAATCTACTAGTAAAGTTATTAAAATGAGTACGAATATTGTCAAATGCACAGAGCTTCGCATTATCCAGTGACTCCTTTTGTATATCTTCTTTAGTACGCTGAGCAATTTCTCCTCCTTCCGTTAGACAATAACTCTTTTGCCATTCAAAATTTTCTGGCGCTTCATACCAATCATTTCCAGCTGGTTTGCTTTTAAGCGTCGTTGTTTCTACTTGTTTGTTATGTTCAAATCTAATATAAATTGGCATTGGTTTTCTCCGTTTTCTAGTATCAATTCCAGATTTTGTGGGTGGCATCTAATCCTGGGCATTGCCAAGCCCTGAGAGTCCTTTCCACATCTACTTCAAGTCCTGTAGTTAGAAAATTGCTACGTATGTTATAAATTCCCCACTGAATAAATTGACCATAGTTGTGTACATAATTTGACGCAAGCATACCTTGACTAACTTTTGTTCTGGAATACAGGTAAGATGATGTGTAAAGTAATATTGCAACTGTTTTTCCTGCTGGAATCTCCACATTACCAGATCCGGCTAACTTGCTATCAGAACTCGTGTATTGGTAAACATTTTTCCATACTATTTTCGAAATTCTTGATTTATCGGTATTGTCTGGCGTTCCCACAAATAATCCTACACCCCCATACTCCGTACTCGAGTATGATGATCCAACAAATTCTATTGTTTTATTTATGTTCACATTTGTTGTATTTTTTACAAACACTACTCCAAGTGCAGCATATGGGTAATAGTATATCTCATCGTAACTACCAGAAAAACTTTTTGTGCATAACTCTCCATAAATAAATGTTCCTTTATTTCCCTCTATAAAACTGAGTTGTCTTGGCCGATAAAAACTAACGTAATCTGTATCGTATGTATGGCTACCTGCTAGTAGTTGCAACATATAGTCTGTTTTTGTTATATCACTACTCCACTTTCCAAGCTCTGTCATAAAAGTTCCGTGGCCAAAGTAATTATTTTTTCTGCCAAGTACACCAAATAAGAAAGGTAATGACCCTGGTTCAACCATATTGCGCTTTCTTATTTCATTTATAAGAGACGCTTTTAACTGTTCATCCCGAGTTTTTATCTCATTTATCAGGGATGTTTTTAATTCGAGTTTCTATTTCCCTAATGATTGATGAGCCAGATGGTACATTATTAACAGCACGAAAATCTTCTACTAAACCTTTAAGACCATCTTTATGACTGTTACTAATGCTATTTATTGCTGCAATATTGGCATTCTTTCTCGTATCAAGTAGTGATAAATTTGTTGTTCCTTTTTCATCAATTCTCTTTAATAACTGCTTCTCTGATTCAGAGATCACTGCTAAAGAACTAGCTTTTTTAGTATCCAGATCAGTTAAGTGTTTTTTTGTACTATCAAGAAGTTCTTTTAGCTTACCATCTGTCATCTGTACAATTTCAGAAACTGCACTTTTGTCGACTATTGATTCCAATGCTTTAGCAAGATATGCAAGCTGATCTGGTGTACTATTTGCTGCTAAATCCTTAAGTCTTGTTTGTAGTGCATCAATTATTTCTTTTATTTTAGCCATTTGCACAATATTGGAAATAGCTTTTTTATCTGCTATCAATTCCAGTGATTTTGCAAGATATGCAAGCTGATCAGGTGTGCTATTTGCTGCTAAATCCTTTATCCTTTGGTGTAACGCTTCTATTGCTTCTTTCATTCCCAAAAATTCAAAAAAGTTTCAAATCTAAATCGTTTAAAATTATTTTTTAGTTCATCTTCTCTTTCGGTGATATCTTCATCTATTTTTTCTATAGCTCTTCGAATACGTACTACATCTTCCACCGCAATATTTTTTGGATGAGGCAAAGGATATCCTCGTTTGGTTTGGTCAATATTCATTATGTTACTATTACTCTAAGATTTTTGACTTTAGGACGATAAACAACCGTTCCACTTAAAACCAATTTTACCCTCGTCTCATTAGCACTAAAATTTGATAGTACATGAGTTCTCTCCACCCAGCTTTCTCCAATTGGTTTTCCTGATATTAAATTTACTAATTGCCATTTTTCTCCTCCTCCCACGTTTTTCTCTACATAAGTTTTAATGTCTGCAGTGCCAGGTATCAGCGCATCATATGTTATAGTAATTTTGGTGTTAGCTCCTGCTGTAATGCTTCTTGTAACATAATCTCCGGACTCTGAAAGATTACCCATAACTAACTGTAACCCAGGATATAGCACTGGACTTTTTTCTTGCCCTCCTTTTAGGCTTACTTTTATCGTTAGTTCCCCATTTATTCTTTCACGCAGTGCAAGCGGCAAGTTATCAGAAAGAAAATTTTCTTTTCCCTCTTCATCTGTTAAGATAAACTCTACATTGGTATCAAATGCTACCTTTTCAACATTTGTT is part of the Wolbachia endosymbiont (group A) of Anomoia purmunda genome and harbors:
- a CDS encoding phage tail sheath subtilisin-like domain-containing protein; the protein is MPEEFLHGVKVIEVTSGARLVRTAKSSVIGVIGTAPEADEQKFPLNKPVLIAGSLKEAAKLGKSGSLPSAVNGIFSQIGATVVVIRVKESENSDSKLKESETIQNIIGGVDKETGEYQGIEAFLSSESIVHVLPRILIAPQFTHQLPESENPKNPVVAALIGVAEKLRAIIVADGPNTNDEEAIKWRKSVGSSRVYVVDPWVKVFIEGKEEILPSSPFVAGLIAKLDSEQGFWHSPSNKEINGIVGTSRPIDFSLGYANCRANHLNENEVTTIIHQNGYRLWGNRTCSNDSKWAFLSVRRTADLINDSLLRAHLWAVDRNITKTYIDDVIEGVNSYLANLKVQGAIISGKCYATPELNTPTNIASGKVYFDFEFTLPYPAEQITFKSHLVNNSVIS
- a CDS encoding phage tail assembly protein, producing the protein MQTITLNNPITVDGISVSELTVRRPKVRDYLAIERLNGSDLSKEVTLTANLTSVAKEAIEELDIADYVKVQEVLKDFFSPVIQRT
- a CDS encoding phage major tail tube protein; protein product: MLPKILRNFNVFVDGRGYAGKIDEITLPKLTIKTEEYRAGGMDIPINIDMGMEKLEADFTFSEYDTELFRLFGLINGNSVSLTLRGGMQGSGSNDIEAVIINLRGIFKEFDFGNWKPAEKATLKCTVAAHYYKLTIGGNELIEIDAENMIRKINGVDQMALLQTVLGI